In Populus trichocarpa isolate Nisqually-1 chromosome 16, P.trichocarpa_v4.1, whole genome shotgun sequence, a genomic segment contains:
- the LOC7458900 gene encoding probable E3 ubiquitin-protein ligase RHC1A, giving the protein MSSSRNTHWCYSCRRPVRLRGRDSACPYCSGGFVQELDDMHRISPLDFFGMDSDDDRDQRFGLMEAFSDFMRQRMADRSHNHDIRSRSDSVPGHNPGFGPLLIFGGQVPFRLSGNGGFEALFSGAPGVAFARGNAGDYFIGPGLEELFEQLSANDQRGPPPATRSSIDAMPTIKITQKHLRSDSHCPVCKDKFELGSEARQMPCDHLYHSDCIVPWLVQHNSCPVCRQELPPQGSSSRHSYQSSSSRSRSSNYSGRENSRGGRRNPLSYLWPFRSSNSSSNHDETPESSSPAMHENNPHMGYSGWPFN; this is encoded by the coding sequence ATGTCAAGCAGCAGAAATACCCACTGGTGTTACAGTTGCAGGCGGCCAGTTCGACTGCGTGGGCGAGATTCGGCTTGCCCCTACTGCAGTGGAGGATTTGTCCAAGAACTTGATGATATGCACCGCATCAGTCCATTGGATTTCTTTGGAATGGACAGTGATGATGATCGTGACCAGAGATTTGGGCTCATGGAAGCTTTCTCAGATTTTATGAGGCAGCGAATGGCAGATAGAAGCCATAATCATGATATTAGATCAAGATCAGATTCAGTTCCTGGACATAATCCAGGTTTCGGTCCTTTGTTGATCTTTGGTGGCCAAGTTCCTTTTAGGTTGTCTGGAAATGGTGGGTTTGAAGCTCTCTTTTCTGGGGCTCCCGGTGTTGCCTTTGCAAGGGGTAATGCAGGTGACTACTTTATAGGCCCTGGACTGGAAGAATTGTTCGAACAACTTTCAGCTAATGATCAGCGGGGCCCTCCCCCAGCTACCAGGTCATCAATTGATGCGATGCCTACTATTAAGATCACACAAAAGCATCTTCGTTCTGATTCGCACTGTCCAGTCTGCAAAGATAAATTTGAGCTGGGATCTGAAGCAAGGCAAATGCCGTGTGATCATTTATATCACTCAGATTGTATAGTCCCATGGCTAGTCCAGCATAATTCGTGCCCTGTTTGTCGCCAGGAGCTACCCCCACAAGGATCAAGTAGCAGACACAGTTATCAAAGCTCAAGCTCTCGAAGCAGAAGCAGCAATTATAGTGGAAGGGAGAATAGCAGAGGAGGAAGACGCAATCCATTGTCTTATCTGTGGCCCTTCCGCTCATCTAATTCAAGCTCAAACCATGATGAGACTCCTGAAAGCAGCTCTCCTGCCATGCATGAAAACAACCCCCATATGGGGTATTCAGGATGGCCTTTTAACTAG
- the LOC7464057 gene encoding pentatricopeptide repeat-containing protein At3g56550 gives MMVLETSKANAILTVLQGCNNLTRLKKIQAHVIVNGLQNHPAISNSILNFCAVSISGSLPYAQHLFRHILNPQTQAWNSIIRGFAQSPSPVQAIFYYNRMLFDSVSGPDTFTFSFTLKACERIKALKKCEEVHGSIIRTGYERDVVVCTGLVRCYGGNGCVEIARMVFDNMPERDLVAWNAMISCYSQAGYHQEALRIYDYMRNENVGVDGFTLVGLISSCSHVGALNMGVKLHRIASEKGLLRNVFVGNALIDMYAKCGSLDGALEVFNGMPRDVFTWNSMIVGFGVHGFGDEAIYFFNQMLEAGVRPNSIAFLGLLCGCSHQGLVEEGVEFFHQMSSKFNVKPGIKHYGCIVDMYGRAGKLEKALEIIGDSPWQDDPVLWRILLSSSKIHKNVVIGEIAMRNLSQLGAVNAGDCVLLATIYAGANDEQGVARMRKLIKKQGIKTTPGWSWIEVSDQVHRFVVDDKSHPDSGMIYQKLEEVTHKATMAGYVEDKSQFIFHGSCSEECLESSSTYHSEKLAIAFGLAKTPEGTSLRIVKNLRVCRDCHEFTKFVSRAFNRDIIVRDRLRFHHFKGGLCSCRDYW, from the coding sequence ATGATGGTTTTGGAGACATCAAAAGCCAATGCCATTCTTACAGTCTTACAAGGATGCAATAATTTGACAAGgcttaaaaaaatccaagctcATGTCATTGTTAACGGTCTTCAAAACCATCCCGCCATTTCTAACAGCATTTTGAATTTCTGTGCTGTTTCAATCTCAGGTTCATTACCCTATGCACAACACCTCTTTAGACACATTCTAAACCCACAAACTCAAGCTTGGAATTCTATCATCAGAGGATTTGCTCAAAGCCCATCTCCTGTTCAAGCCATTTTTTACTATAATCGCATGCTTTTTGACTCGGTTTCTGGTCCTGATACTTTCACTTTCTCTTTTACTCTCAAGGCATGTGAGAGAATTAAGGCCTTGAAGAAATGTGAAGAGGTTCATGGGTCTATAATAAGAACTGGGTATGAAAGAGATGTTGTTGTTTGCACTGGTCTTGTGAGGTGTTATGGGGGGAATGGGTGTGTTGAGATTGCAAGAATGGTTTTTGATAATATGCCTGAAAGAGATTTGGTTGCGTGGAATGCGATGATTTCGTGTTATTCGCAGGCGGGTTATCACCAGGAAGCGTTGAGAATTTATGATTATATGAGAAATGAGAACGTGGGTGTTGATGGGTTTACACTTGTTGGGTTGATTTCGTCTTGCTCTCATGTGGGTGCTTTGAATATGGGGGTTAAATTGCATAGGATTGCTAGTGAGAAAGGATTGTTGAGAAATGTGTTTGTTGGGAATGCGCTTATTGATATGTATGCTAAATGTGGTAGCTTGGATGGTGCTCTTGAAGTCTTTAATGGGATGCCGCGGGACGTTTTTACTTGGAACTCTATGATTGTTGGGTTTGGAGTGCATGGTTTTGGTGATGaagctatttattttttcaatcagaTGTTGGAGGCAGGAGTGCGACCTAATTCAATTGCGTTTCTTGGTTTGTTGTGTGGATGCAGTCATCAAGGATTAGTTGAAGAGGGTGTTGAGTTTTTCCATCAAATGAGCTCTAAGTTCAATGTCAAGCCTGGAATTAAGCATTATGGATGCATAGTGGATATGTATGGACGTGCTGGGAAGCTTGAGAAGGCGCTCGAAATCATAGGTGATTCTCCATGGCAGGATGATCCGGTTTTGTGGCGAATTCTGCTTAGCTCTAGCAAGATTCACAAAAATGTAGTGATTGGGGAAATTGCTATGAGGAATCTGTCTCAGCTTGGGGCAGTAAATGCAGGGGATTGTGTACTACTTGCTACCATATATGCTGGAGCCAATGATGAACAAGGTGTTGCCAGAAtgagaaaactaataaaaaagcaaGGAATAAAGACCACTCCTGGTTGGAGCTGGATTGAAGTTTCTGACCAGGTTCACAGATTTGTTGTGGATGATAAGTCACATCCTGATTCAGGAATGATTTATCAAAAATTGGAGGAAGTAACACATAAGGCCACCATGGCTGGTTATGTAGAAGACAAGTCTCAATTCATCTTTCATGGATCGTGCTCTGAAGAGTGTTTGGAGTCTTCCAGCACATATCATAGTGAGAAGCTGGCAATTGCTTTTGGTTTGGCGAAAACTCCTGAAGGAACAAGTCTTCGGATTGTGAAGAACTTGAGAGTCTGTAGAGATTGCCATGAATTTACAAAGTTTGTTTCTCGAGCATTCAATCGAGATATCATCGTTAGAGATCGACTTCGATTTCATCACTTTAAGGGTGGACTTTGTTCGTGTAGAGATTATTGGTAA
- the LOC7464058 gene encoding calmodulin-binding protein 25: MASSENLASLEPWNMMFRPSLSDCWISEAYARDTETLTKALQKSLFNNIDDIDIPINTNTNDNSSNSFSITETFSSNSINPFTGLIETAPPTPTPSNVSGSDPETAGVTKRHRNPVPGATGKVSKRKSRASKRSQTTFITADPANFRQMVQQVTGVRFNNSQVSMVPVLKPEPQRLGGRFQGGSGCLPTLDTSAFLLDHHQQQVVMGSASGSSPGSGPVSFTQQPMMGDVGVGSSGGIDFDTFSSFPTLESWKVV, encoded by the coding sequence ATGGCATCATCGGAGAACTTGGCAAGTCTTGAGCCATGGAATATGATGTTTAGGCCAAGTTTGTCAGATTGTTGGATTTCCGAAGCTTATGCTCGAGACACGGAAACTCTAACAAAAGCCCTCCAAAAATCCCTCTTTAACAATATAGATGATATTGATATCCCCATAAACACCAACACCAATGATAACAGCTCTAACTCTTTCTCCATCACCGAAACgttttcttcaaattcaatcaaCCCGTTTACCGGCCTAATCGAGACGGCACCCCCGACTCCGACGCCCTCAAACGTTTCTGGGTCGGACCCAGAAACGGCTGGGGTCACGAAACGCCATCGAAACCCTGTGCCGGGTGCTACCGGGAAGGTCTCGAAACGTAAGTCAAGGGCTTCGAAACGGTCTCAGACCACTTTTATTACAGCTGATCCGGCTAATTTTAGACAGATGGTGCAACAGGTTACCGGTGTTAGATTCAATAACTCGCAGGTTTCAATGGTTCCTGTTTTGAAGCCTGAGCCTCAAAGACTCGGTGGCCGGTTTCAAGGGGGTAGTGGGTGCTTACCCACTCTTGATACGTCGGCGTTTCTGCTTGATCACCATCAACAGCAGGTGGTCATGGGGTCAGCTTCTGGTTCTAGTCCTGGGTCTGGCCCAGTTTCTTTTACTCAGCAGCCCATGATGGGTGATGTTGGTGTTGGTTCTAGTGGTGGCATAGATTTTGACACTTTCTCTAGTTTTCCCACTCTAGAGTCATGGAAAGTAGTgtga